A region from the Marinobacter bohaiensis genome encodes:
- a CDS encoding hydroxymethylglutaryl-CoA reductase, degradative, producing MTTTTSRIPGLHKLSPRERLQKVAETAGLGDDAIAHLADTGNLDAATADSMIENVIGTLNIPLGVATNMVVDGQEVLVPMATEESSVVAAVCNAARQCRGSGGFTTAMSGSLMIAQVQLVGVTNPEFARLQILEHKSDIQAICDDTDPVLLKHGGGFRDVEVRVLEGRDGPMVVTHLVVDTRDAMGANAVNSMAEAVAPRVAEWTGGRTYLRILSNLADRRLARARATWSLEDIGGAEVRDGILAAYDFADIDPYRAATHNKGVMNGVSAVVLATGNDTRAVEAGAHAYAARSGQYRSLTRWEVDADGNLTGTIEMPLAVGLIGGATRSHPTARIALDIMGIQTAERLACTIAAVGLAQNFAALKALATTGIQKGHMALHAKNIAVMVGATGDEVDKVAQELVAQGKVRVDVAEAILKSLRG from the coding sequence ATGACTACGACCACATCCCGCATTCCCGGGCTGCACAAACTGTCCCCCCGGGAGCGCCTGCAGAAGGTGGCGGAAACCGCCGGTCTGGGTGACGACGCCATCGCCCATCTGGCGGATACCGGCAACCTGGATGCGGCCACCGCCGATTCCATGATCGAGAACGTCATCGGCACCCTCAACATTCCCCTGGGAGTGGCCACCAACATGGTGGTTGACGGGCAGGAGGTGCTGGTGCCCATGGCGACCGAGGAGTCCTCGGTGGTCGCCGCGGTCTGCAATGCCGCCCGCCAGTGCCGTGGCAGCGGCGGGTTCACCACCGCCATGTCCGGTTCGCTGATGATCGCCCAGGTGCAATTGGTGGGCGTCACCAATCCTGAGTTTGCCCGCTTGCAGATTTTGGAGCACAAATCCGACATTCAGGCGATCTGCGATGACACCGACCCGGTGTTGCTGAAACACGGCGGCGGCTTTCGCGACGTGGAAGTGCGCGTTCTGGAGGGGCGCGACGGCCCTATGGTGGTCACCCACCTGGTGGTGGACACCCGTGACGCGATGGGGGCCAACGCCGTCAATTCCATGGCCGAGGCGGTGGCACCGCGGGTTGCGGAATGGACCGGCGGGCGTACCTACCTGCGCATCCTGTCCAACCTGGCGGATCGTCGCCTGGCGCGGGCCCGAGCCACCTGGTCGCTGGAGGACATCGGCGGTGCTGAGGTTCGGGACGGCATCCTGGCGGCCTACGACTTCGCCGACATCGATCCCTACCGGGCAGCGACCCACAACAAGGGCGTCATGAATGGCGTCAGCGCGGTGGTGCTGGCGACCGGCAACGACACTCGCGCCGTGGAAGCGGGGGCACATGCCTACGCCGCCCGCTCCGGCCAGTACCGTTCGCTGACTCGCTGGGAAGTGGATGCCGACGGCAACCTTACCGGCACCATCGAGATGCCGCTGGCGGTGGGACTGATCGGCGGCGCCACGCGTTCGCATCCTACGGCCCGCATTGCGCTGGACATCATGGGCATCCAGACCGCTGAACGACTGGCCTGCACCATCGCCGCCGTCGGCCTGGCCCAGAACTTCGCCGCCCTTAAGGCTTTGGCGACCACCGGTATTCAGAAAGGTCACATGGCCCTGCACGCGAAGAACATCGCGGTCATGGTCGGCGCCACCGGCGACGAGGTCGACAAGGTGGCCCAGGAACTGGTGGCCCAGGGCAAGGTGCGGGTGGACGTCGCCGAGGCGATTCTCAAGTCCCTGCGCGGCTGA
- a CDS encoding TRAP transporter large permease, which translates to MSSTLVLSMMFVGLLVLLLSGMPLAFVLSSLAVLFTIALWGTDALVLTVLQTFDAMTSDILLAIPLYVLMASVLQRSGIIEALYRAMELWFRRLPGGLAVGTVAICTVMAAMTGIVGAAVAAMGILALPSMLQRGYDQRLALGTICAGGTLGILIPPSIITIVYAATAQISVGKMFAAGIVPGLVLAGLYVAYIVLRATLQPDKAPRELNGTVDLREMFASLKSLILPTLIVFAVLGSIYAGIATPTEAAAVGVVGAMISAAFQRELNLGNLRAAAMDTLRVTTMIMWITIGAKIFVSIFTGTGGADSLLQFIQDLEVNRWLVLLAMMLVLVFLGLFLDEIGIILLCVPVFLPIIHAFDFDPLWFGVLFLITAQMAYITPPFGYTLFYIKGVLPDGIGMETVYRAIVPFLILQLLALALFILFPDIVTWLPEQIAQPARP; encoded by the coding sequence ATGAGTTCCACCCTGGTCCTGTCGATGATGTTCGTGGGTCTGCTGGTGCTACTGTTGAGCGGCATGCCCCTGGCATTCGTGCTGTCGTCGCTGGCGGTCCTCTTCACCATCGCGCTCTGGGGCACTGACGCCCTGGTCCTGACGGTGCTGCAGACCTTCGATGCCATGACCTCGGACATACTTCTGGCGATTCCACTCTATGTGCTGATGGCCAGCGTGTTGCAGCGTTCGGGCATCATCGAGGCCCTGTACCGGGCCATGGAACTCTGGTTCCGGCGCCTGCCCGGCGGCCTGGCCGTAGGTACCGTTGCCATCTGCACGGTGATGGCGGCGATGACCGGGATCGTCGGCGCGGCGGTGGCGGCGATGGGCATCCTGGCGCTGCCGTCGATGCTCCAGCGTGGCTACGACCAGCGTCTCGCCCTGGGCACGATATGCGCGGGTGGCACGCTGGGGATCCTGATTCCGCCGTCGATCATCACCATCGTCTACGCGGCCACGGCGCAGATTTCGGTGGGCAAGATGTTTGCCGCCGGCATCGTTCCGGGTCTGGTGCTGGCCGGGCTCTACGTGGCCTACATCGTGCTGCGGGCCACCCTGCAGCCAGATAAGGCCCCTCGTGAGTTGAACGGCACGGTCGACCTGCGCGAGATGTTCGCCTCCCTCAAGTCGCTGATTCTGCCGACGCTGATCGTGTTCGCGGTGCTGGGTAGTATCTACGCGGGTATTGCCACGCCCACAGAGGCCGCGGCGGTTGGTGTGGTGGGCGCGATGATCTCCGCGGCCTTCCAGCGCGAGCTGAACCTGGGCAACCTGCGGGCGGCGGCGATGGATACCTTGCGGGTGACCACCATGATCATGTGGATCACCATCGGCGCCAAGATCTTCGTGTCGATCTTTACCGGCACCGGCGGCGCCGATTCCCTGCTGCAGTTCATTCAGGACCTGGAGGTCAACCGCTGGCTGGTGTTGCTGGCGATGATGCTGGTGCTGGTGTTCCTGGGCCTGTTCCTGGATGAGATCGGCATCATCCTGCTGTGCGTGCCGGTGTTCCTGCCGATCATCCATGCCTTCGATTTCGATCCGCTTTGGTTCGGTGTCCTGTTCCTGATCACCGCCCAGATGGCCTACATCACGCCGCCCTTCGGCTACACGCTGTTCTACATCAAGGGCGTGCTACCCGACGGCATCGGCATGGAGACCGTCTACCGGGCGATTGTGCCGTTCCTGATCCTGCAGCTGCTGGCCCTGGCGCTGTTCATCCTATTCCCCGACATCGTGACCTGGCTGCCGGAGCAGATTGCGCAGCCCGCACGGCCCTGA
- a CDS encoding TRAP transporter small permease subunit has protein sequence MPVLLGYCRCITAVNRWVAGAVSALVFVMVAVISYEVVARYFFDAPTVWAMELSTLLFGPYFMLAGPYLLHTAGHVNVDILYGKLSPRMAGAIDCLTYPLIVVIAVIFIDQSLPVAMNAYNSGETSFTAWNPAIWPVKALIPVAFGLLLLQALAETVLAARRALGREVAV, from the coding sequence ATGCCTGTTCTTCTTGGCTACTGCCGTTGCATTACGGCGGTCAACCGCTGGGTGGCCGGTGCCGTTTCCGCGCTGGTCTTTGTCATGGTGGCGGTGATCAGCTACGAAGTGGTGGCCCGATACTTCTTCGACGCGCCCACCGTCTGGGCCATGGAGCTGTCGACGTTGCTGTTCGGCCCTTATTTCATGCTGGCCGGGCCCTACCTGTTGCACACGGCGGGGCACGTTAACGTCGACATCCTCTACGGCAAGCTGTCCCCGCGCATGGCTGGAGCCATCGATTGCCTGACCTATCCGCTGATTGTTGTCATCGCGGTGATTTTCATCGATCAGAGCCTGCCTGTGGCGATGAACGCCTACAACAGCGGTGAAACTTCCTTCACCGCCTGGAACCCTGCGATCTGGCCGGTGAAGGCGCTGATTCCCGTCGCCTTCGGACTGCTGCTCCTGCAGGCCCTGGCGGAAACTGTACTGGCGGCACGTCGTGCACTGGGCCGGGAGGTGGCGGTATGA
- the dctP gene encoding TRAP transporter substrate-binding protein DctP: protein MKLQANNNRRSFLKSMAASLLVAASAALPGLAAADELPSVNWRMQALWDAGTTPYEYEKQFVQRVADLTDGKFQIRLFAGGQLAPSAQAFEAVRAGAFQMMKTFDGYEAGSIPAFAFTSTVPFGFPEPDQYEAWFYEKGGLEMAREAYAKAGLFYIAPTVYGQEPIHAKFPLNSLDDLKGKKGRFVGLASAVMGEFGVATTGLPTAEVYQALEKGVIDFADRGDLTANLEAGLGEVADYVVVPGFHQPTTATSYVANQAAYNKLPESYQTALAVAAREISSSLRQHILAQDAVALKKFEEQGVEVIHLSPEIVAEGRPTAMKAWRKAAGDDELANRVLDSQIAFMKELDLID, encoded by the coding sequence ATGAAATTACAGGCCAATAACAACCGTCGCAGTTTTCTTAAATCGATGGCCGCGTCCCTGCTCGTTGCCGCGAGCGCGGCCCTGCCGGGACTGGCTGCAGCCGACGAGCTGCCCAGCGTGAACTGGCGCATGCAGGCACTGTGGGACGCCGGGACCACGCCCTACGAGTACGAGAAACAGTTCGTCCAGCGGGTTGCCGACCTGACCGATGGCAAATTCCAGATTCGCCTCTTCGCCGGTGGCCAGCTGGCGCCGTCGGCCCAGGCGTTCGAAGCTGTGCGAGCCGGCGCCTTCCAAATGATGAAAACCTTTGACGGCTACGAGGCCGGTTCCATCCCGGCCTTTGCTTTCACCAGTACCGTGCCTTTCGGTTTCCCCGAGCCGGACCAGTACGAGGCCTGGTTCTACGAGAAGGGCGGTCTGGAGATGGCGCGCGAAGCATACGCCAAGGCGGGTCTGTTCTACATTGCGCCGACCGTCTACGGTCAGGAGCCCATCCACGCCAAGTTCCCGCTCAACTCCCTGGACGATCTGAAGGGTAAGAAAGGGCGTTTCGTGGGGCTGGCCAGCGCGGTGATGGGTGAATTCGGCGTTGCCACCACCGGCCTGCCCACTGCCGAGGTGTATCAGGCCCTGGAAAAGGGCGTCATCGACTTTGCCGACCGCGGCGACCTGACCGCCAACCTCGAAGCGGGTCTGGGGGAAGTGGCGGACTACGTCGTGGTGCCCGGCTTCCACCAGCCCACCACGGCTACCAGTTACGTGGCCAACCAGGCCGCTTATAACAAGCTGCCGGAGTCCTACCAGACGGCGCTGGCGGTGGCTGCACGGGAAATCTCCTCGTCCCTGCGCCAGCATATCCTGGCCCAGGACGCGGTGGCGCTGAAGAAGTTCGAGGAGCAGGGTGTCGAAGTGATTCACCTGAGCCCGGAAATCGTCGCCGAGGGCCGTCCCACCGCGATGAAAGCCTGGCGTAAGGCTGCCGGTGACGACGAGCTGGCCAACCGGGTGCTGGACAGCCAGATCGCCTTCATGAAAGAGCTCGATCTGATCGACTGA
- a CDS encoding aminotransferase-like domain-containing protein: protein MNQQPARAQQIADTIVSQIEKGELTAGTRLPSIRSAAQGFGVSKNTIIDAYDRLVATGYVTPRRGSGFYVEAARPAHPDIKPEHFTEAVDLISLLREQLNQHYEVRAGDGRLPASWMENADIRRQFKRIAPTNDNGDEFEYGNPQGLLGLREDISRTLTDRAISAHPDQVLLTFGANHALDLIVRHFVDAGEPVLVETPGYYPMFGKLRLQRARTIGVPRGPAGLDLERLEQAIREHRPRLLFVQPMAHNPTGTSMPLQNMHAVLRIAEQHDLTIIEDDPFGDILPRSAPHLASLDALNRVIYVGTFSKTLSASLRCGYVAASRKLIRSLTDIKMLTVVNGSSVIERMIHEMIVRGRYRRHMTRLRDRVAKAGAEAVAALQQAGIDNIQPPTGGYYVWCPLPAHVDGIELAHKASNQGIFLAPGHLFTLSDQDAGSALRINIAHARHPRLLDFLREEIVGPGRRS from the coding sequence ATGAATCAGCAACCCGCGCGAGCCCAGCAGATCGCGGACACAATCGTCAGCCAGATCGAGAAGGGAGAACTCACCGCCGGCACCCGACTGCCATCGATTCGCAGCGCCGCACAGGGCTTTGGCGTCTCCAAGAACACCATCATCGACGCTTACGACAGACTGGTCGCCACTGGCTATGTCACGCCGCGGCGAGGTTCGGGCTTCTACGTGGAAGCGGCCCGGCCGGCCCATCCGGACATCAAGCCCGAGCACTTCACCGAAGCGGTGGACCTGATCTCACTGTTGCGCGAGCAGTTGAACCAGCATTACGAAGTGCGCGCCGGCGATGGACGTTTGCCCGCCAGCTGGATGGAAAACGCCGATATCCGGCGTCAGTTCAAGCGCATCGCGCCCACCAACGACAACGGTGACGAGTTCGAGTACGGCAACCCACAGGGACTGCTGGGACTGCGCGAAGACATCTCCCGCACCCTGACGGACCGCGCCATCAGCGCTCACCCGGATCAGGTGCTGCTCACCTTCGGTGCCAATCACGCCCTCGACCTGATCGTGCGGCACTTTGTCGACGCGGGGGAACCGGTGCTGGTGGAAACACCCGGCTATTACCCGATGTTCGGCAAACTCCGCCTACAGCGGGCCAGGACCATCGGCGTACCCCGCGGGCCCGCGGGCCTGGACCTGGAACGCCTGGAACAGGCCATTCGCGAGCACAGGCCCCGCTTGCTGTTTGTCCAGCCCATGGCGCACAACCCCACCGGCACCTCGATGCCCCTGCAGAACATGCACGCCGTGCTGCGCATTGCGGAACAGCACGACCTGACCATCATCGAGGACGACCCGTTCGGCGACATTCTGCCCCGTTCCGCGCCCCACCTCGCGTCGCTGGATGCCCTCAACCGCGTGATCTACGTCGGCACCTTTTCCAAGACCCTGTCCGCGAGCCTGCGCTGCGGCTACGTTGCCGCCAGCCGCAAACTGATCCGGTCACTGACCGACATCAAGATGCTGACGGTGGTGAACGGCTCCAGCGTGATCGAGCGAATGATCCACGAGATGATCGTGCGTGGCCGCTACCGCCGCCACATGACCCGACTGCGGGACCGCGTTGCCAAGGCCGGCGCCGAAGCGGTGGCCGCCCTTCAGCAGGCCGGTATCGACAACATCCAGCCGCCAACCGGCGGTTACTACGTCTGGTGCCCGCTACCAGCGCATGTGGACGGCATCGAGCTGGCCCACAAGGCTTCAAACCAAGGCATCTTCCTGGCGCCAGGCCATCTGTTCACGCTGTCGGATCAGGACGCCGGCTCGGCCCTGCGAATCAACATCGCCCACGCCCGGCATCCGCGGCTGCTCGACTTTCTAAGGGAGGAGATCGTCGGACCGGGGCGCCGTTCGTGA
- a CDS encoding GlxA family transcriptional regulator — MSERQRHRVDLVIYPGFKSLEAIGPLTVFTYANKHLESQGMAPFYDIRVAAAVAGPVTSDTVMTLDAAQSLDPDDLPDTALVAGAHDIEGSMANAQGVIDWVTSAAPRIKRFAALCTGTFFLAQAGLLDGRRATTHWRMSKRLEERFPAVEVDVDAIFIQQGNLWTSAGVSAAIDLSLAFVERDCGHKLALEVARDLVIFLKRPGGQSQFSADLASQMSQSSAVRRIQAWIMDHLETPFTSNELAEEAAMSLRHLTRLFQKETGMSPLEFVERSRLDKARRLLQDTELPLKSIAFRCGFSSDEQLRRTFRKYLAILPTDYRARFSSPN, encoded by the coding sequence ATGTCCGAACGCCAGAGACACCGCGTCGATCTGGTCATCTATCCGGGGTTCAAATCACTGGAGGCGATCGGCCCGCTGACGGTGTTCACCTATGCTAACAAGCACCTGGAAAGCCAGGGAATGGCTCCGTTCTACGACATCCGCGTGGCCGCCGCCGTGGCCGGGCCGGTGACGTCCGATACGGTGATGACGCTCGACGCCGCCCAATCGCTGGACCCGGACGATCTGCCCGACACCGCCCTGGTGGCCGGCGCCCACGACATTGAAGGGTCCATGGCCAACGCCCAGGGCGTGATCGACTGGGTGACATCCGCCGCACCGCGGATCAAACGCTTTGCCGCCCTGTGCACCGGCACCTTCTTCCTGGCGCAGGCCGGTTTGCTGGACGGCCGGCGGGCGACCACCCACTGGCGCATGTCGAAACGACTGGAGGAACGGTTTCCTGCGGTTGAGGTGGACGTGGACGCCATTTTCATCCAGCAGGGCAACCTCTGGACGTCGGCCGGGGTGAGCGCTGCCATCGACCTGTCGCTGGCCTTCGTCGAGCGGGACTGCGGTCACAAGCTGGCGCTGGAGGTGGCGCGGGATCTGGTGATTTTCCTCAAGCGCCCGGGCGGACAGTCCCAGTTCAGTGCGGATCTCGCCAGTCAGATGTCCCAGTCCTCCGCCGTGCGACGCATTCAGGCCTGGATCATGGATCACCTGGAGACGCCGTTCACGTCCAACGAACTGGCGGAGGAAGCCGCCATGAGCCTGCGCCATCTCACGCGGCTGTTCCAGAAAGAGACCGGTATGAGTCCTCTGGAATTTGTCGAGCGCTCGCGTCTCGACAAGGCCCGTCGCCTGCTGCAGGACACGGAATTGCCCCTGAAAAGCATTGCCTTCCGCTGCGGCTTTTCGTCGGATGAGCAGCTGCGTCGCACCTTCCGCAAGTACCTCGCCATTTTGCCAACGGATTACCGGGCGCGGTTTTCCAGTCCTAACTGA
- a CDS encoding S-(hydroxymethyl)glutathione dehydrogenase/class III alcohol dehydrogenase, which produces MMKSRAAVAFGPNKPLEIVEVDVEPPKAGEVLVRIVATGVCHTDAYTLSGADPEGLFPTILGHEGGGIVEAVGEGVTSLEVGDHVIPLYTAECGECKFCTSGKTNLCGSVRATQGKGVMPDGTSRFSYNGEPLYHYMGTSTFSEYTVLPEVSLAKIPKEAPLDKVCLLGCGVTTGIGAVLNTAKVEEGATVAIFGLGGIGLAAIIGAKMAKAGRIIAIDINPSKFKIAEELGATDFVNPKDHDKPIQEVIVEMTDGGVDYSFECVGNVELMRSALECCHKGWGESIIIGVAGAGEEISTRPFQLVTGRVWKGSAFGGVKGRTELPGYVEKAEKGEIPLDTFITHNMKLEDINEAFELMHEGKSIRTVIHY; this is translated from the coding sequence CTGATGAAATCCCGCGCGGCCGTGGCCTTTGGCCCCAATAAGCCTCTGGAAATCGTTGAAGTCGACGTGGAACCGCCCAAGGCCGGCGAGGTGCTGGTGCGCATCGTCGCGACCGGCGTGTGCCACACCGACGCCTACACCCTGTCCGGCGCCGATCCGGAAGGCCTGTTCCCGACCATTCTCGGTCACGAGGGCGGCGGCATTGTCGAAGCCGTCGGCGAAGGCGTGACTTCCCTGGAAGTCGGTGATCACGTGATCCCGCTCTACACCGCCGAGTGCGGCGAGTGTAAGTTCTGCACCTCCGGCAAGACCAACCTGTGCGGCTCCGTGCGCGCCACCCAGGGCAAGGGCGTCATGCCGGACGGCACCAGCCGCTTCAGCTACAACGGCGAGCCGCTATACCACTACATGGGCACCTCCACCTTCTCCGAGTACACGGTACTGCCGGAAGTGTCCCTGGCCAAGATTCCCAAGGAAGCCCCGCTGGACAAGGTCTGCCTGCTGGGTTGCGGCGTCACCACCGGCATCGGTGCGGTGCTGAACACCGCCAAAGTCGAAGAGGGCGCCACCGTGGCCATCTTTGGTCTGGGCGGCATCGGCCTGGCGGCGATCATCGGCGCCAAGATGGCCAAGGCCGGGCGCATCATCGCGATCGACATCAACCCGTCCAAGTTCAAGATCGCCGAAGAGCTGGGCGCGACCGATTTCGTCAACCCGAAGGACCACGACAAGCCGATCCAGGAAGTCATCGTCGAGATGACCGACGGCGGCGTCGACTACTCCTTCGAGTGCGTGGGTAATGTCGAGCTGATGCGTTCCGCTCTGGAGTGCTGCCACAAGGGCTGGGGCGAATCCATCATCATCGGCGTCGCCGGCGCCGGCGAGGAAATCAGCACCCGTCCGTTCCAGCTGGTCACCGGCCGGGTCTGGAAAGGCTCCGCTTTCGGCGGCGTAAAGGGCCGCACCGAGCTGCCCGGCTACGTGGAAAAAGCCGAGAAAGGCGAGATTCCGCTGGATACCTTCATCACCCACAACATGAAGCTCGAAGACATCAACGAAGCGTTCGAGCTGATGCACGAAGGCAAGAGCATCCGCACCGTCATTCACTACTGA